ACCCTTGGCGAGCTTGGCGCGCAGACGGCGCAGATTGAAGAACAGCGCCTTCTGCGCCGAACTCGTACCGCCGCGCACGATCGACCAGTTGCGCAGAATATAGTCCTGGATCGAAGCCCTGATCCACCAGCTTGCATAAGTCGAAAAGCGCACGTCGCGTTCCGGCTCGAAGCGGGCGGCGGCCTCGAGCAGACCGACATAGCCTTCCTGCACCAGATCGCTCATCGGCAGGCCGAAATTGCGGAATTTGCCGGCCATGGATATGACGAGGCGCATATGGGCCATGGCGATCTGGTTGCGCGCGCCGCGGTCGTCGTGATCCTTCCAACGGGTGGCGAGATCGTGCTCTTCCTGACGGGCGAGATAAGGGGCGGCCATCGCGATTTTGATCATGCGCCGATCTGCAGACATGTTCTTCATTTCGATCTCCCAAAACAGGCCTCTCGCCCTGAAATGAACAATAAAACTCTTCTTCCGGAACATCGATGCCCGGATTGAATGGCGTTCTGAATGCATAAAAGCCTCGCCCCTGGACTTTTCAGGGGGAGGCTCTATTTCTCATCATGTGCCGGTAAGACGGCTGGGCTGGACCTGTTTCTTGACCTTGCCAGATGGGCAATACAGAAAAGGCATGATCCGCTCCTCATCGAACATTGACGGAATAGCAGTTCGCCCGTGAGGCCAGTGCCCGACGAGCAGTCCGCAATTACGTGTGATAAACGCGGCAATCGGGAAAAAGTTCCAATAAAAAAACCCGGCGCGAAGGCCGGGTTTTTTGACAGAACAACAGGGTCGCTTTATGCGGCTTCGTCCTGTGAATCGTCTTCTTCGATCGCCTTGCCGCGCTTCGGACCCTTGTTGAGATTGGTCTCGACGAGGCGGACGGCTTCGGTTTCCGACATCTTGTTGACGGCGGCGATCTCGCGCGCCATGCGGTCGAGCGCAGCCTCATAAAGCTGGCGCTCGGAATACGACTGTTCGGGCTGGTTCTCGGCACGATAGAGATCGCGCACGACTTCAGCGATGGAAATCAGGTCCCCGGAATTGATCTTGGCATCATATTCCTGGGCGCGGCGGGACCACATGGTGCGCTTGACGCGCGCCTTGCCCTGCACGACCTTCAAAGCACGCTCGACGAAATCCGTTTCCGAAAGCTTGCGCATCCCAATGCTCATCGCCTTCGCGACCGGAACCTTCAGACGCATCTTATCCTTCTCGAAATCAATAACGAAAAGTTCGAGCTTCATGCCGGCAACTTCTTGCTCTTCGATAGCGGTGATGGTACCGACGCCATGAGCGGGGTAGACGATCGATTCACCGGTCTTGAAGCCGTGACGTGCTGTAGAAGGTTTTTTCTGCTGAGTCGTCATTCTATTCAAAAACTCCCTGTTACGCTTCCGGCGGCGGCCGGAGCCGGGTCAGTCAGGCCCGGGTGAGACGGTAGTATCCGTCGGGTGACTTCACTCTGGTCCCATCGGGCAAAAGCAAAGACTTCTTGCGCACGATCTTGGGACCCGGCGCTCAAAGCGTTGATATGTCACGGAAACCGTGTACGGATTTGTTTTGCTTTCGTGATGGTTTTGGGCATGCGTCATGCCACAAATGGAACAGTAGACGAAACCTATCATAAAAATATGAGGAAATCAATAATTTGCTTCGCTTGAGTCATGCGGGCAACACATGTCACCCATATGCCGCACGCAGCTTTTAAAACGTTTCATCCTACGCTCGCCCGCATCCGGCGACCGAATGTGGACACTGTCTCAATCGCCGGAACCGGGCTTCTCCGAAAAATACTTCTCGAATTTTCCGGTCTCGCCATCCATGTCCTTGGCCTCCGGCAAAGGGTCCTTCTTGACCGTGATATTCGGCCAGATCGTGGCATATTCGGTATTGATCTTCAGCCATTTGTCGAGGCCCGGCTCGGTATCGGGCTTGATCGCCTCGGCGGGACATTCCGGCTCGCAGACGCCGCAATCGATGCATTCGTCGGGATGGATGACGAGGAAATTCTCGCCCTCATAGAAGCAGTCGACAGGGCAGACTTCCACGCAATCGGTGTATTTGCACTTGATGCAATTGTCGGTCACGACATAGGTCATGAAGAACTCCAGGATTTCCATGCGGATGGGGCCGGGCAACCTGGAACGTCGCGCCTATCCCCGTGCCGGAGGAAAAACGTGAGCAGGCTTGGGAGGCAAGCACGCTTCCGGCAGGTTGTCAGTGACGTATCGGCTTTGGCGCCGGATTTCAAGGATAAACGATCTGCAAAAGCCGCCGCCGCAGACAGAGTTTTCTAATCCTCGTCCGACATCAGCCTGTCGATTGCACGTCTTTCCTTTTTGGTCGGACGGCCGGTGCCGGTCTCCCGGATCGCCTGCTCGTAGGGCGTGAGACGTTTTGCCTCATCCGGCGGCGGAGACTGATCGTCGTAGAGCAGGCGCGCCTCCTCGTAAGGACCGCGCCGCTCGCCGGCAAGGCGCATGACGAGAACGATATGGCGCCGCTCCAGCGTCAGCTCGATACGGTCGCCCGGCTTGACCATCTGGCTAGGGTGGCTGCAGCGCTCACCGTTGATGCGCACATGGCCCGATTGGATATGGCTTTGCGCCAACGAGCGCGACTTCACCATGCGCGCGAAGAACAGCCACTTGTCGATGCGCTGGCGCGAACCGCTTGTCGGCTGTGTCTCCCCGCTCATGACTACTTCTTCATCTGCTCCTTGAGGGCTGCGAGCTTGGCGAAAGGCGAATCCGGATCGATCGGCTTCTCCTTGCGCGGCGGCTTGGCCTCGAAGCGCAGCGGCTGCGAGCCGCCGCGATTGTTGTTGCGGTCGTTGCGATCACCGCGATCCTTGCGATCGCCACGGTCCTGCCGGTCGCCACGCGGCTGATCGCCCCGTGGTTGGTTGTTGCGGTCGCCCCTTGCCTGCTGCGGCCGGCCGCCGTCGCGACCGCCGCCCTCCTTGCCGCGGTTCTGGCGATTGTTGTCACGGCCTTCGCCGCCGCGATTGCCCTCGCCGCCTTCACCGCCGCCGGGCCGGCGATTGCGGTCGCCGCGTTCCTGGTTCTGACCGCGCGGCTCGCCCTGGCCGCCACGGCGTTCGCCATGCCCGCCGCGCGCCTGGCGCTGATTGTCGTTGCGACCCCCAAGACGCCACAGAAGAACCGGCTTCGGTTCCGCCGGCTCGCCGGCTTCCCCAGGAACAGATCCTGCTTCCTCGGAAGCCGATACCGCTTCCGCAGGAGCGGAGGTTTCTTCGGCAGCTGAAGCTTCCGCCGGAGCGGGTGTCTCGATCGCTTCGGCCGGAGCGGGGCTTTCGACCGCTTCCGTCACCGGCGCGTCGGCAACCGCCGAAGCCGCCTCGGCTGCGGATGGCTCGGCGGCAGCCTCTTCCGCCGCGCCATCGGCATCGTCGTGATCGGCCTTCTCGGCTGTCTCTTCCGCAGGCGTTTGTGCGCCGGCGGCAGGCACCGAGGCCACATCCTGCGCTGCAAGATGGAGTGATGCCTCTTCCGCCTTCACGGCATCGGCGCGATAGCCGAGACCCTTGAGGATTTCTTCCATGTCCTCGAGCGTCGCACCGAGGATCGACAGCATCGCCGTCGTCGTCGTGAAGCGGCGGCCGTCATAGGCGCCTTCCGGACGGTTGTTTTGACCGGGCTTCCATTGCAGCAGCGGCCGGATGATATCGGCAAGCCGTTCCAGAATGTCGATGCGCACGGCACGCTTGCCAAGGAAACGGAAGCCGGCGAGCTTGTAGAACATCCGCTCGAAGCTCGGATCGGTGACGACGGAGGTGCGGCCGGCGGCGAGCACCGGAATGAGATCGCCATAACCCGCCTTGTCGAGACCGTCATTCTTCAGCGCCCAGAGCAGCGTGATGAGCTCGGCCGGGGCCGGCTTCAGAAGTGCGGGAACGAAGATATGATAGGCGCCGAAACGCACGCCATAGCGGCGCATGGAGGCGCGGGCCTCCTGGTCCAGCGACTTCACCTCCTCGGTCACGTCGCGACGGAACAGCACCCCGAGATTCTCGACGAGCTGGAAGGCAAGCCCCTTGGCGAGTCCCTGCAGGTCCTCGGCGCGCGACAGATCATCGAGCGGCTTCAGCACCGTGCTGATATGATGATTGACGAAGCGCTCGATGCGGGCGGCGACGTGATCACGGGCATTGCCCGTCAGTTGTTCGTCGGCCAGCAGGATCACGCGCGGACGCATGATGTGATCGCTGCCCGAAAGCCGCGCCACCGGGTCGCCCAGCCAACGGATCAACCCATCCGAACCGATCACCAGATCGCTATTGCCGGCGGCATGCATCCGGGCCGCGCGGGCTTCGAACTCGAGCCCGAGCGCCTTCTGCGACGCAGCCTGAACCGCCTTGGCATCCGGTCCGTCCGTTCCCGCCACCGGCGTGAAACGGAATCCGCTCAACTGCCCTACATGATGTCCTTCAACGAAGACATCGCCATTCACACTGATTTCAGCTTCCAGCATCGCATTCTCTCTCAGGCGCTTCATGAGCACAGATGTCCTGCGATCAACAAAGCGTTTCGTCAACCTTTCATGTAACGCGTCGGACAATCGATCTTCGATTTCCCGCGTCTTTTCCTGCCAGTGTGTCGGATCGGCAAGCCAACCGGGCCGATTCGAAACGTAGGTCCAGGTCCTTATCTGCGCGATTCGCGCCGAAAGCGTGTCAATTTCACCATCTGTTCGATCGGAGCGATGAACCTGCTCCGCAAGAAACTGCTCATTCACCGTGCCATAGCGGACAAGATCGGAAAAGAGGGTCGCGATAAGATCGGCATGTTGTGCTGGGGTGATACGCCGATAATCGGGAAGCGCGCAAGCCTCCCAGAGTTTTTCGACGCGCGCCGGCCTGTCGGCGAGATCGATGACCTCGGGATAACGCGAAAGCTGTTCCAGCGCCTGCTGGTCGACCGCAGGCAATGCCCGCGTCAGCCCCGGCACGCGCGGTCCCACCTCAAGGCTGGCGCGCAGCGATGCGATTGAGGAGAAGTCCATCTCCGTCGTCCGCCATTGCAAAACCTTGACGTTGTCGAATTCGTGCCCCTCGATGCGCTGCACCAGCTCATCGTCGAAGGGCGAGACCTGTCCGGTGACGCCGAAGGTCCCGTCCCGGACGTGCCGCCCGGCGCGCCCGGCGACCTGGCCGAGTTCGCCTGGATTGAGATTGCGGAACTGGTAACCGTCGAACTTCCGATCCTGGGCAAAGGCAACGTGATCAACATCGAGGTTGAGGCCCATGCCGATCGCATCGGTCGCCACCAGATATTCGACGTCGCCTGCCTGATAGAGTGCCACCTGCGCATTGCGGGTGCGCGGGCTGAGCGCGCCAAGCACGACCGCCGCGCCGCCGCGCTGCCGGCGGATGAGCTCGGCGATGGCATAGACTTCGTCGGCGGAGAAGGCGACGATGGCCGAACGCTGCGGCAGCCGGGTGATCTTCTTCTGCCCGGCGTAGAAAAGATACGAAAGCCGCGGCCGCTCGACGATAGTGATGCCGGGCAGGAGCTGCTGCAGGATCGGCCGCATCGTCGCCGCACCGAGCAGCAGCGTTTCTTCGCGGCCGCGAAGATGCAGTATGCGGTCGGTGAAGATATGGCCGCGCTCGAGATCGCCGGCGAGCTGCACCTCGTCGATCGCGACGAAGGCGGCCTTGGTCTCGCGCGGCATCGCTTCGACGGTGCAGACGGAAAAACGCGCATTGGGCGGCGAAATCTTTTCTTCGCCGGTGACCAGCGCCACATTCTGCGCGCCGACCTTCTCGACCACCCGCGTATAGACCTCGCGCGCCAGCAGCCGGAGCGGCAGGCCGATCACGCCCGTCCCGTGCGCGACCATGCGCTCGATGGCATAATGGGTCTTGCCGGTATTGGTCGGCCCGAGCACCGCGGTCACGCCGCGCCCACTCAGAATCATCGGCTGCGAAGTCAGAGTCATGAGTCCATGCAAATGAGGCGGGTGCCCCAGGAAAATCTCGGCTCCTCGATGGAAGCCAGAGAACACATGGACAGCTGCCGCCGCAAACGCAAGGGCAGATTTCAAAATGCCTCGGGGATTACGACCTTTGCGAGTCCCGAGGAACGCCCGAATTTCCGATTCGGAACAGCGTGAGAACGAATCAGCGACGAATCGGTGACTCCAGCTGATTCAGCTTTTGTTCACGGCTAAGTATTGATTTTGAATCACTTTTTCCCACTAGATGCTGAATCATGAAACTCTCTCTTGTTCGCATTTTCGCCATCGCGAGTGACCGATTCCCGCCCGATCTTGAACAGGCGAAAATCCGCCCGAAATTAACCTCTCGATCAAAGCCGGAACGAATCGGAGACGAATCGCTGGCTCCGCCGTTTTCGCCTTTCGTTCGCGGCCACATCTGGTAGCGGCTTCGGGTCCGGGCGCTAGATGCGGATCGGCGGCAGGGGCCTTCATTCCACCTCGCCGCACCGGCATTAATCTTTCGGGAGCCGGATTCAGATCGCGTTAAACAGCGGCAGCCGATACGGGTGCCGAGCGCAGGCGCCGATCAAAGAGGGAACGAATCGCTGACGAATCGGTGACATCACGATTTTCCCGCTTTGTTCACCGCAACATATTGTATTTAAACGAGTTTTTAACCATACGGTGATTTCCCGGAATGGTCGAATTCGACCGATGCTGCCGACCGTTTGCGAAATCGGCCATGCTCCTCAGAAAACTGCAAACAAGGTTTCGTCACATTTCGAGAGCTTAGCCGGGAACAAAAATCGCCAATAAGTGTTTCTGGTCCATTCGAATTGCAGATGAAATGAAGGGAACGCACCATGCTCGGCACGATACTTCTTATTATCCTTATTCTGCTTCTGATCGGAGCCCTGCCGAATTGGGGTTACAGCCGTGGCTGGGGCTATGGACCTTCTGGCGGTTTGGGGCTAGTTCTCGTCATTATCATTATCCTTGTACTCATGGGCCGCGTCTAAAGGCCAACTAACCTGGGGAGTTACGACATGATGAAGAAGATTGTTCTTATTGGTGCGCTCGTCGGCGCACTCGCATCCTGCACGGCGACCGAGCAAGGTACGGCGATCGGCGCCGGCACCGGCGCTGTTATCGGCGGTGTCGTCACCAACAGCTGGGGTGGTGCCGCCGTCGGCGCCGTTGCCGGTGGCCTGACCGGCGCCCTCATCGGCCAGTCGGTCGAGCGCCGAGGCTACTGCGTCTATCGCGACCGCTACGGCCGCCGCTACGAGGCTCGTTGCCGCTAATCGGCAAAAGCATATCGGACTCCCAACGGGCGCTTCGGCGCCCGTTTTCTTTGCCGGTCGCATCCGTCAACGAGACATTGACAATCGGTTGGAAAGTCAAATCTACCGCCGCCCAACGGGCATATTTCCTTCACGAGCATGATGCCGAAAAGTGTGAGCGGTTTTCGGACGACATCATTCTCTCACTATAAATGTAGAACAGGATGATCTTAGGCCGACCCGGCCTAAGATCATCCTGTTCTGGAGAGCAACGGACAGGCAGAGCCGCCCGGCGCACCGGAAAGGAAACGCTTCCATGATTCAGATTTTGGTGAATTCCTTCGTCGCCGTTCTCATCGCGTCGGCTTTCCTGACGACCGCGATATCAGCCCTCAGCACCGATGATCTTTCGCTGCGTAAAGTGCCGGCCAGAGTTCGGCCACAGCGACGTCCGAACACAGACCGTCGCTCTTGATCTTCCCGAAACAGCGCCACTCGGCCACAAGATCGCGCCAGCATCACACAGAGAGACACGCCATAGACAACGATGGCGCGATCCTGCCGGACGCGCCATCGCTTTGAATCTAATCCCTACTGTCGACGTGAAGACAGAAATGCCTAGGCGAAATACTGCCCACCATTGGCCGTCAGCGTCGAACCGGTGATGAAGCCGGCATCGTCGGAGACGAGGAAGGTGACGCAGCGCGCGATCTCTTCCGGTTCGCCGAGACGACCGACGGGGATCTGCGGAATGATGCGTTCATTCAGCACCTTCTCCGGCACGGCAAGCACCA
This Rhizobium brockwellii DNA region includes the following protein-coding sequences:
- a CDS encoding CarD family transcriptional regulator, encoding MTTQQKKPSTARHGFKTGESIVYPAHGVGTITAIEEQEVAGMKLELFVIDFEKDKMRLKVPVAKAMSIGMRKLSETDFVERALKVVQGKARVKRTMWSRRAQEYDAKINSGDLISIAEVVRDLYRAENQPEQSYSERQLYEAALDRMAREIAAVNKMSETEAVRLVETNLNKGPKRGKAIEEDDSQDEAA
- the fdxA gene encoding ferredoxin FdxA; translated protein: MTYVVTDNCIKCKYTDCVEVCPVDCFYEGENFLVIHPDECIDCGVCEPECPAEAIKPDTEPGLDKWLKINTEYATIWPNITVKKDPLPEAKDMDGETGKFEKYFSEKPGSGD
- a CDS encoding RNA-binding S4 domain-containing protein, with protein sequence MSGETQPTSGSRQRIDKWLFFARMVKSRSLAQSHIQSGHVRINGERCSHPSQMVKPGDRIELTLERRHIVLVMRLAGERRGPYEEARLLYDDQSPPPDEAKRLTPYEQAIRETGTGRPTKKERRAIDRLMSDED
- a CDS encoding helicase-related protein → MTLTSQPMILSGRGVTAVLGPTNTGKTHYAIERMVAHGTGVIGLPLRLLAREVYTRVVEKVGAQNVALVTGEEKISPPNARFSVCTVEAMPRETKAAFVAIDEVQLAGDLERGHIFTDRILHLRGREETLLLGAATMRPILQQLLPGITIVERPRLSYLFYAGQKKITRLPQRSAIVAFSADEVYAIAELIRRQRGGAAVVLGALSPRTRNAQVALYQAGDVEYLVATDAIGMGLNLDVDHVAFAQDRKFDGYQFRNLNPGELGQVAGRAGRHVRDGTFGVTGQVSPFDDELVQRIEGHEFDNVKVLQWRTTEMDFSSIASLRASLEVGPRVPGLTRALPAVDQQALEQLSRYPEVIDLADRPARVEKLWEACALPDYRRITPAQHADLIATLFSDLVRYGTVNEQFLAEQVHRSDRTDGEIDTLSARIAQIRTWTYVSNRPGWLADPTHWQEKTREIEDRLSDALHERLTKRFVDRRTSVLMKRLRENAMLEAEISVNGDVFVEGHHVGQLSGFRFTPVAGTDGPDAKAVQAASQKALGLEFEARAARMHAAGNSDLVIGSDGLIRWLGDPVARLSGSDHIMRPRVILLADEQLTGNARDHVAARIERFVNHHISTVLKPLDDLSRAEDLQGLAKGLAFQLVENLGVLFRRDVTEEVKSLDQEARASMRRYGVRFGAYHIFVPALLKPAPAELITLLWALKNDGLDKAGYGDLIPVLAAGRTSVVTDPSFERMFYKLAGFRFLGKRAVRIDILERLADIIRPLLQWKPGQNNRPEGAYDGRRFTTTTAMLSILGATLEDMEEILKGLGYRADAVKAEEASLHLAAQDVASVPAAGAQTPAEETAEKADHDDADGAAEEAAAEPSAAEAASAVADAPVTEAVESPAPAEAIETPAPAEASAAEETSAPAEAVSASEEAGSVPGEAGEPAEPKPVLLWRLGGRNDNQRQARGGHGERRGGQGEPRGQNQERGDRNRRPGGGEGGEGNRGGEGRDNNRQNRGKEGGGRDGGRPQQARGDRNNQPRGDQPRGDRQDRGDRKDRGDRNDRNNNRGGSQPLRFEAKPPRKEKPIDPDSPFAKLAALKEQMKK
- a CDS encoding DUF3309 family protein, which codes for MLGTILLIILILLLIGALPNWGYSRGWGYGPSGGLGLVLVIIIILVLMGRV
- a CDS encoding YMGG-like glycine zipper-containing protein; the encoded protein is MMKKIVLIGALVGALASCTATEQGTAIGAGTGAVIGGVVTNSWGGAAVGAVAGGLTGALIGQSVERRGYCVYRDRYGRRYEARCR